The genomic segment CGATAACGATTTTCTGGCTTTTTGGAGAGGAGTTTCATAATTACATTGCCTAATGCAAAGGGACATTTGGGGTTTACAGTGGTTGGGTGCTCTGGCATTAAATTCAAATGGCAATGATATAACTGTTGTAAATTATCCACAGGGAAAGGCAACTTCTCTGTAAACATCATATACATTGTAATGCCTAACGAATATAAATCTGATTTAGGAGTTACTCTTTCTCCCCGAATTACTTCCGGTGCAACAAACATAGGGGTAATTTGCTGGCTGATATTCCTATCCAACAATTCCAATATAAAATTATTGCCAAACAAAGAATAGTCCGCAATTTTAACAATACCTCTCCGAGTAAACAATACATTCGCCGGTTTAAAATCATGGTGAACAAAACCATTATCATGTAGATACTGCAAACCGATACAAATTTGAATAATAATGTTCACCCGTTCCTGCAAATTCCACGGACGATTGGCAAGATACCAACGGAGGTTCGGACCATCCACAAACTCCATTAACATACATCTACCCTCATCGCCATCAATAAAATCAAATATCTGAACAAGATTTTGATGCTTCAGTTTTTTGAACTTCTTAACATTCTGGATAAGGTCCATAAGATGAAGACGATTTCTAAAAAAATTCTCACGGAATAATTTTACAGCGACAGCATCGCCTTTCTTCGTATCAATACCTTGATATACAATTCCCGTTCCTCCTTGTCCTAAAATCTTCACAAGTCGAATATGATATAACTGTGAACGGTCTGGAGCATAGGAAGAATCCGACATACACTCAATCCTTATCCCCTGTTTCCTTTGATTTATCTTCTTTCAATTTTAATTCTATCTTCGGGGCATCTCCCCACATTCCATCGAGGTCATAATAATCCCTTGCCTTTTGCTTGAAAATATGAAATACAACCGAACCATAGTCCATTACCATCCAATTATCCTGAAAAGTCCCTTCGGTGGATAGAGGAACAATACCCTTCGTTTTTAACCCTTCATACACTGCATTAAAAACAGCCTTTTGTTGCGGTTCACTCGTTACAGTGCAAAGAATAAAACTATCCGCAAGAAGAGTTAAACCTTCTAAATTATACGCCTTAATATCTTTGGCTTTCTTCTCAGACGCTATTCGGGCAATAGCCCGTGCTATTGTCAGAG from the Candidatus Hydrogenedens sp. genome contains:
- a CDS encoding serine/threonine-protein kinase, which produces MSDSSYAPDRSQLYHIRLVKILGQGGTGIVYQGIDTKKGDAVAVKLFRENFFRNRLHLMDLIQNVKKFKKLKHQNLVQIFDFIDGDEGRCMLMEFVDGPNLRWYLANRPWNLQERVNIIIQICIGLQYLHDNGFVHHDFKPANVLFTRRGIVKIADYSLFGNNFILELLDRNISQQITPMFVAPEVIRGERVTPKSDLYSLGITMYMMFTEKLPFPVDNLQQLYHCHLNLMPEHPTTVNPKCPFALGNVIMKLLSKKPENRYRDCDELRIALSNVTQSRI
- the rsfS gene encoding ribosome silencing factor, translating into MRKKTSTVTSVKKTRRSPLTIARAIARIASEKKAKDIKAYNLEGLTLLADSFILCTVTSEPQQKAVFNAVYEGLKTKGIVPLSTEGTFQDNWMVMDYGSVVFHIFKQKARDYYDLDGMWGDAPKIELKLKEDKSKETGDKD